The following are encoded together in the Cicer arietinum cultivar CDC Frontier isolate Library 1 chromosome 2, Cicar.CDCFrontier_v2.0, whole genome shotgun sequence genome:
- the LOC101489488 gene encoding uncharacterized protein, whose translation MSMSKSSKMLQYINYRMRVTIQDGRQLVGKFMAFDRHMNLVLGDCEEFRKLPPAKGKKTTDGEREDRRTLGLVLLRGEEVISMTVEGPPPPEESRSKAVNAAALAGPGIGRAAGRGIPPAPVIQAQPGLSGPVRGVGGPAPGMMQPQISRPPQLNAPPGSYPGGAPIMRPPGQMPYPGQGPPPMARGPPPPMPPGQFAPPRPGGPPPQFSMPPPQYGQRPMGPPPPGQMVRGPPAPPRPGMQAPPPRPGMPPPPGSGVPVYGPPRPGMPPPPNAPNQQQQQ comes from the coding sequence ATGTCGATGTCTAAGAGTTCCAAAATGCTTCAATACATCAACTACCGCATGAGAGTAACAATTCAAGACGGTCGTCAACTAGTTGGAAAATTCATGGCCTTCGATCGCCATATGAATCTCGTCCTCGGTGACTGTGAAGAGTTTCGCAAGCTTCCACCGGCAAAGGGAAAGAAAACCACCGATGGCGAACGTGAAGATCGCCGTACACTCGGACTCGTCCTCCTCCGTGGCGAAGAGGTTATTTCCATGACTGTCGAAGGTCCTCCACCTCCTGAAGAGTCTCGTTCCAAGGCTGTTAATGCCGCTGCATTGGCTGGTCCTGGAATTGGTCGTGCCGCCGGGAGAGGTATTCCTCCAGCTCCCGTTATTCAAGCTCAACCTGGTCTCTCCGGTCCGGTTCGTGGTGTTGGTGGACCTGCTCCTGGTATGATGCAGCCGCAGATCTCGCGCCCACCACAGCTTAACGCGCCGCCGGGTTCGTATCCTGGTGGAGCTCCGATTATGCGTCCGCCTGGTCAGATGCCATATCCTGGACAAGGTCCGCCGCCAATGGCGAGGGGTCCTCCTCCGCCTATGCCGCCTGGACAATTTGCTCCTCCAAGACCTGGTGGTCCTCCGCCGCAATTCTCTATGCCGCCTCCTCAGTATGGACAGAGACCAATGGGCCCACCTCCTCCTGGACAGATGGTGAGAGGACCTCCTGCTCCTCCTCGCCCTGGAATGCAAGCTCCGCCGCCTCGTCCTGGAATGCCTCCTCCTCCTGGAAGTGGTGTTCCTGTTTACGGTCCACCTCGACCTGGAATGCCACCTCCACCAAATGCTCCAAATCAACAACAGCAACAGTAA